The Choloepus didactylus isolate mChoDid1 chromosome 13, mChoDid1.pri, whole genome shotgun sequence genome contains a region encoding:
- the TIFAB gene encoding TRAF-interacting protein with FHA domain-containing protein B, protein MERPLTVLRVSLHHPTQGMAAFTMVPPLLQHDTGPLLVGRGQDAQLRLQLPGLSRRHLSLEPYQEEGSAPLAFCLKVLSRRGRVWVNGLTLHYLEQVSLSPVNRVAFSGVQMLIRIEGGDSLEAFVCCFHLSPSPLIYRPEAEETDERQHIPQEPTGPDRGSGLQVPWGFSQALPRQGAALPSQAQGQE, encoded by the coding sequence ATGGAGAGGCCGCTCACGGTGCTGCGGGTGAGTCTGCATCACCCCACACAGGGCATGGCTGCCTTCACCATGGTTCCACCGCTGCTGCAGCATGACACTGGCCCGCTGCTGGTCGGGCGGGGGCAAGATGCCCAGCTCCGGCTGCAGCTGCCCGGTCTCTCCCGCCGGCACCTGTCCCTGGAGCCCTACCAGGAGGAGggcagtgctcccctggccttcTGCCTCAAAGTCCTGAGCCGCCGGGGCCGCGTGTGGGTCAACGGGCTGACGCTCCACTACCTGGAGCAGGTGTCCCTAAGCCCCGTCAACAGGGTCGCCTTCTCTGGCGTCCAGATGCTGATCCGCATAGAGGGAGGTGACTCCCTCGAGGCTTTCGTCTGCTGCTTCCATCTCAGCCCCTCGCCCCTGATTTACAGGCCCGAGGCTGAGGAGACTGATGAACGGCAGCACATCCCCCAGGAGCCGACTGGCCCGGACCGGGGGAGCGGACTCCAGGTCCCCTGGGGCTTCTCCCAGGCCCTTCCCAGACAGGGGGCCGCTCTCCCCAGCCAAGCCCAGGGGCAGGAATAG